A DNA window from Allokutzneria albata contains the following coding sequences:
- a CDS encoding BTAD domain-containing putative transcriptional regulator, which yields MQIGMLGPFEVRTGDGGTADVPGARLRGLLIALALEPGRVVPKARLVDWIWGERPPSDAANALQRLVSRLRKVLPEGSVEGHTDGYRLAVEPDAVDAVRFERLVGQARNDDDPRRAQLLRDALALWRGAAMQDVGLSDSEAFDAAVTRLEGLRLGAMEDRFDAEVGLGNGAELVTELTDVVAAHPTRERLVAALMRALVAAGRSTDALLVYQRTREALADTLGVDPSPELSKLHVALLRGELRKPEESRKTNVRAELTSYIGKDSDVAAVRDLIAEHRLTTLIGPGGTGKTRLATETARSLLGELPDGTWLVELAGIGADDDVAQAALAGIGLRDGLLAEAPNAEPTDRLIAAVRERETLLILDNCEHVIESAAAFAHRVLGECRRLRILATSREPLGITGEALWHVVPLAVPEEHAAPGEIESSPAVRLLRDRAGAVRKDLASDATTLATMARVCRALDGMPLAIELAAARLRTMSLEQLANRLADRFRLLTGGSRTAIPQHRTLRAVVDWSWELLSDAERTVLRRLSVFSGGTSLEAAERVCSGDAVEPDEVLELLTALTEKSLLVAEGDGAPRYRMLGTIREYAALRLAEAGETDLARQAHLAYFTELAETAEPYLRRAEQLEWLATLEADHDNISAAMRAAIAAGDAQSAMRLAAATGWYWWLGGRRAEGMELIIAATEVPGEVTDDVRAMVYGLVAHFVTSGRGDEHLGAEWIRKAYRFRQRAEHANPLADLVIPLEQLLREPVGAVSAFESLLDSDDPWVRALARFQAGKMRIILGQGSREGEANLELALAEFRALGERFGISLALAELADRLATRGEFAVACEHYEQAMVVVSEVGAVEDVIRMRTNQARLHRLGGDEESSAAALAEAERLAEGVTWPHALVELALTKAELARWSGNAEEARKHLGHATVLMGAAAEEANMRGEIHDVLGYLTDDLRESRTHRVAAWQAATEAGHAPLIARVLVGIADLATRLDQYEQAARLLAAGAVVRGLPDRSHPDAVRIERDAQRHLGEARFAEVTEEGARTGWEQLVEDTLAS from the coding sequence GTGCAGATCGGGATGCTTGGACCGTTCGAGGTTCGCACGGGCGACGGCGGCACCGCCGACGTGCCGGGCGCCCGGTTGCGCGGGCTGCTGATCGCGCTCGCGCTCGAACCGGGTCGCGTGGTGCCGAAGGCGAGGCTCGTCGACTGGATCTGGGGCGAGCGCCCGCCGTCCGACGCGGCGAATGCGTTGCAGCGCCTGGTTTCCCGGCTGCGGAAGGTGCTGCCGGAGGGGTCGGTCGAAGGGCACACGGACGGCTACCGGCTCGCCGTCGAGCCCGACGCGGTGGACGCGGTGCGCTTCGAACGCCTCGTCGGCCAGGCGCGCAACGACGACGATCCCCGCCGGGCCCAGCTGCTGCGCGACGCCCTCGCGTTGTGGCGCGGTGCGGCCATGCAGGACGTCGGTTTGTCGGACAGCGAAGCGTTCGACGCGGCGGTCACCCGGCTCGAAGGGCTGCGCCTCGGCGCCATGGAGGACCGGTTCGACGCGGAAGTCGGCCTCGGCAACGGCGCGGAGCTGGTCACGGAGCTGACCGACGTGGTGGCCGCGCACCCGACCCGGGAACGGCTCGTCGCCGCGCTGATGCGCGCGCTCGTCGCGGCCGGGCGCAGCACCGACGCACTGCTGGTCTACCAGCGCACGCGGGAAGCGCTGGCCGACACGCTGGGTGTCGACCCCTCGCCGGAGCTGTCCAAGTTGCACGTCGCGCTGCTGCGGGGCGAACTGCGCAAGCCGGAGGAGAGCCGCAAGACCAACGTGCGCGCCGAGCTGACCAGCTACATCGGCAAGGACTCCGATGTCGCAGCGGTGCGCGACCTCATCGCCGAACACCGGCTCACGACGCTGATCGGGCCGGGCGGAACCGGCAAGACCAGGCTGGCCACGGAAACCGCGCGCAGCCTGCTCGGCGAGCTGCCGGACGGGACCTGGCTGGTGGAGCTGGCGGGCATCGGCGCGGACGACGACGTGGCGCAGGCGGCGCTGGCCGGGATCGGCCTCCGCGACGGTCTGCTCGCCGAGGCCCCGAACGCCGAGCCGACGGACCGGCTCATCGCCGCGGTCCGCGAGCGGGAGACGCTGCTGATCCTGGACAACTGCGAGCACGTGATCGAGTCGGCGGCGGCGTTCGCCCATCGAGTGCTCGGGGAGTGCCGCCGCCTGCGCATCCTGGCCACGAGCAGGGAACCGCTCGGCATCACCGGTGAGGCCTTGTGGCACGTCGTGCCGTTGGCCGTGCCGGAGGAGCACGCCGCTCCCGGCGAGATCGAGTCCTCCCCCGCCGTCCGGCTGCTGCGGGACCGGGCGGGCGCGGTGCGCAAGGACCTCGCGTCCGACGCGACCACCTTGGCGACCATGGCGCGCGTCTGCCGGGCGCTGGACGGGATGCCGCTGGCGATCGAGCTGGCCGCGGCCCGGCTGCGCACGATGTCCTTGGAGCAGCTCGCGAACCGGCTCGCCGACCGCTTCCGCCTGTTGACCGGCGGGAGCCGGACCGCGATCCCGCAGCACAGGACGCTGCGCGCGGTGGTCGACTGGAGCTGGGAACTGCTCAGCGACGCCGAGCGAACGGTCCTGCGCAGGCTCTCGGTGTTCTCCGGCGGAACGAGCCTGGAGGCGGCCGAGCGGGTCTGCTCCGGCGACGCGGTCGAGCCGGACGAGGTGCTGGAACTGCTCACCGCGCTGACCGAGAAGTCGTTGCTGGTCGCCGAGGGCGACGGCGCGCCGCGCTACCGGATGCTCGGCACGATCAGGGAATACGCGGCGCTCCGGCTCGCGGAGGCCGGGGAAACGGATCTGGCGAGGCAGGCGCACCTCGCCTACTTCACCGAGCTGGCCGAGACCGCGGAGCCGTACCTGCGCCGTGCCGAACAGCTGGAGTGGCTCGCCACCCTCGAAGCCGACCACGACAACATCAGCGCCGCCATGCGCGCGGCGATCGCGGCCGGTGACGCGCAGTCGGCGATGCGGCTCGCGGCGGCCACCGGCTGGTACTGGTGGCTCGGCGGGCGCAGGGCCGAGGGCATGGAGCTGATCATCGCGGCCACGGAGGTCCCCGGCGAGGTGACCGACGACGTGCGGGCCATGGTCTACGGGCTGGTGGCGCACTTCGTGACCTCCGGCCGGGGCGACGAGCACCTCGGCGCGGAGTGGATTCGCAAGGCGTACCGGTTCCGGCAGCGCGCCGAGCACGCCAATCCGCTGGCGGACCTGGTCATCCCGTTGGAACAGCTGCTGCGCGAGCCCGTGGGCGCGGTGTCCGCGTTCGAGTCGTTGCTGGACAGCGACGATCCCTGGGTGCGGGCGCTGGCCCGGTTCCAGGCGGGCAAGATGCGGATCATCCTCGGCCAGGGCAGCCGGGAGGGTGAGGCCAACCTGGAGCTGGCGCTCGCGGAGTTCCGGGCGCTCGGCGAACGGTTCGGCATCTCGCTGGCCCTCGCCGAGCTGGCGGACCGGCTCGCCACGCGCGGCGAGTTCGCCGTCGCCTGCGAGCACTACGAGCAGGCGATGGTGGTCGTCAGCGAGGTCGGGGCCGTCGAGGACGTCATCCGGATGCGGACCAACCAGGCCCGGCTGCACCGGCTCGGCGGAGACGAGGAGTCCAGCGCGGCCGCGCTCGCCGAGGCGGAGCGGCTCGCCGAGGGCGTCACCTGGCCGCACGCACTGGTCGAGCTGGCCCTCACCAAGGCTGAGCTCGCGCGGTGGAGCGGCAACGCGGAGGAGGCCCGCAAGCACCTCGGCCACGCGACCGTCCTCATGGGCGCCGCCGCGGAGGAGGCGAACATGCGCGGGGAGATCCACGACGTGCTCGGCTACCTGACCGACGATCTCCGCGAGTCCCGCACGCACCGCGTGGCCGCCTGGCAGGCCGCGACCGAGGCGGGCCACGCGCCCTTGATCGCCCGGGTTCTCGTCGGGATAGCGGACCTGGCGACCCGGCTCGACCAGTACGAGCAGGCGGCGCGGCTGCTCGCGGCAGGCGCCGTGGTGCGCGGACTGCCGGACCGCTCCCACCCGGACGCGGTCAGGATCGAGCGGGACGCACAACGTCACCTCGGCGAAGCACGGTTCGCCGAGGTGACGGAGGAAGGTGCGCGGACTGGTTGGGAGCAGCTGGTCGAGGACACGCTCGCCTCGTGA
- a CDS encoding serine hydrolase domain-containing protein, whose amino-acid sequence MTSTANAASTPRFFRRLGTTALAVALLAVPGTATAAEQERPELQAAMQAVVDAGFSGMQLRVHDERGEWVGSAGVRKLGSTAKPPTNGRFWAGSSTKTFTATVVLQLVAEGKVGLDAPAADYLPQFGLDRRITVRMLLQHTSGLFNYTGEYYPDGTFVPGIPATGKEWVDNRFHTYRPEELVRLALSKPARFAPGTDFNYTNTNYTLAGLLIENVTGRSYAEEMQRRILRPLGLRGTVVPGARSTLPGPHSHGYYRYQDSGEWKTVDVTHQNLSLLFAAGDMISTTEDLRTFFSALQGGKLLPAPLLAEMRKPDPKIGYGLGVFVQDLGPGCGTVLHHNGGPPGGYGALMYSSPDGRKTLTASVTTGDHPMNPAEVFPKALEKFIKVAYCGEPG is encoded by the coding sequence ATGACCAGTACAGCGAACGCGGCCTCGACGCCGCGGTTCTTCCGGCGGCTCGGGACCACGGCACTGGCGGTCGCGCTGCTGGCCGTTCCCGGGACGGCGACGGCCGCCGAGCAGGAGCGCCCGGAGTTGCAGGCGGCCATGCAGGCGGTCGTCGACGCCGGTTTCTCCGGGATGCAGCTGCGCGTGCACGACGAACGGGGCGAGTGGGTCGGCAGCGCCGGCGTGCGCAAGCTCGGCTCGACCGCGAAGCCGCCGACCAATGGGCGATTCTGGGCGGGCAGCAGCACCAAGACCTTCACCGCGACCGTGGTGCTGCAACTGGTGGCGGAAGGCAAGGTCGGGCTCGACGCCCCCGCGGCTGACTACCTTCCCCAGTTCGGCCTGGACCGCCGGATCACGGTGCGCATGCTGTTGCAGCACACCAGCGGGCTGTTCAACTACACCGGCGAGTACTACCCCGACGGGACGTTCGTGCCGGGAATTCCCGCCACTGGCAAGGAATGGGTGGACAACCGCTTCCACACCTACCGCCCGGAGGAGTTGGTGCGGCTGGCGCTGTCCAAGCCCGCGCGGTTCGCGCCGGGGACCGACTTCAACTACACCAACACGAACTACACGCTGGCCGGACTGCTGATCGAGAACGTCACCGGCCGCTCGTACGCCGAGGAGATGCAGCGCCGCATCCTGCGACCGCTCGGGTTGCGCGGCACCGTCGTGCCCGGCGCCCGGTCGACGCTGCCCGGGCCGCACTCCCACGGCTACTACCGCTACCAGGACTCCGGCGAGTGGAAGACGGTCGACGTCACCCACCAGAACCTCTCCCTGCTGTTCGCCGCCGGTGACATGATCTCGACGACCGAGGACCTGCGGACCTTCTTCTCCGCGCTGCAGGGCGGAAAGCTCCTGCCCGCCCCGCTGCTGGCCGAGATGCGCAAGCCGGACCCGAAGATCGGCTACGGCCTCGGCGTGTTCGTGCAGGACCTCGGCCCGGGCTGCGGAACCGTCCTGCACCACAACGGCGGCCCGCCCGGGGGCTACGGGGCGCTGATGTACAGCTCCCCCGACGGCAGGAAGACCCTGACCGCCTCGGTGACGACCGGGGACCACCCGATGAACCCGGCCGAGGTGTTCCCGAAGGCGCTGGAGAAGTTCATCAAGGTCGCGTACTGCGGCGAACCGGGCTGA
- a CDS encoding DUF4097 family beta strand repeat-containing protein: MRTFATTGPITATVEVAGAHVRVTASDRTDTAVLVEPIDKASRSDVKVADKTKVAFADGQLSVKTTASGSKNGSVAITIDLPVGSKLAAYLAHSAVQANGSLGACELHIASGRVQLDRVGALRANLASGEVAVGHVAGRAAVEGSAFTMRIGEVDGPVGLSNSGGQVWIGHARSDLDLGSASCDFVVDRADGDVTVGTASGAIRIGQLTNGRAKLTNASGNIEVGISEDAVASVDAGSERGAVHDFVSPRGNPAQAVRKVMVHARTRHGDVIVQRAAS, translated from the coding sequence ATGCGCACCTTCGCCACCACCGGGCCGATCACCGCGACCGTCGAGGTCGCCGGAGCCCACGTGCGGGTCACCGCCAGCGACCGGACCGACACCGCGGTCCTGGTCGAGCCCATCGACAAGGCAAGCCGGTCGGACGTGAAGGTCGCCGACAAGACCAAGGTCGCTTTCGCGGACGGGCAGCTGTCGGTCAAGACGACCGCCTCCGGCAGCAAGAACGGTTCCGTCGCCATCACGATCGACCTGCCCGTCGGCTCCAAGCTCGCCGCGTACCTGGCGCACTCGGCCGTGCAGGCGAACGGCTCGCTCGGCGCCTGCGAGCTGCACATCGCCTCTGGCCGGGTCCAGCTGGACCGCGTCGGCGCTCTGCGGGCGAACCTCGCCTCGGGTGAGGTCGCGGTCGGCCACGTCGCCGGGCGCGCCGCTGTCGAAGGCTCGGCGTTCACGATGCGGATCGGCGAGGTCGACGGCCCGGTCGGGCTCTCGAACTCGGGCGGGCAGGTGTGGATCGGCCACGCTCGATCCGATCTCGACCTCGGCAGCGCCAGCTGCGACTTCGTCGTCGACCGCGCTGACGGCGACGTCACCGTCGGGACCGCCAGCGGCGCCATCCGGATCGGGCAGCTCACCAACGGCCGGGCGAAGCTGACGAACGCCTCCGGCAACATCGAGGTCGGCATCAGCGAGGACGCCGTCGCCTCCGTCGACGCGGGCAGCGAGCGCGGAGCGGTGCACGACTTCGTTTCCCCGCGGGGAAATCCCGCTCAGGCCGTCCGCAAGGTCATGGTCCACGCCCGCACCCGGCACGGCGACGTCATCGTCCAGCGCGCGGCGAGCTGA
- a CDS encoding ABC transporter permease, whose protein sequence is MSAKSHSMVMLRRNVKHIARNPTSVFNAVLMPIIVMLMFVYMMGDAFSVGVDYIDYATPGLMLLAVCYGLGATATSVSSDMTKGIINRFKVMDVSRGAVLTGHVIASLLTNLIAIAALIGVAFLLGFSPAAGFLHWLGVAGMVVLLGFATGWLTIALGLAAKSPETAGLAAVPLVMLPFFSSAIVPAEKMGPGLREFAEYQPFTPIIETMRGLLNGAPSAGASITAIAWCVGIALVGYLWARSTFAKRA, encoded by the coding sequence ATGAGCGCCAAGTCCCATTCGATGGTGATGTTGCGCCGCAACGTCAAGCACATCGCCCGGAACCCGACCTCGGTGTTCAACGCGGTGCTGATGCCGATCATCGTCATGCTGATGTTCGTCTACATGATGGGCGACGCGTTCAGCGTCGGCGTCGACTACATCGACTACGCGACGCCCGGGCTGATGCTGCTGGCCGTCTGCTACGGGCTGGGAGCCACCGCGACGTCGGTGAGCTCCGACATGACGAAGGGCATCATCAACCGCTTCAAGGTCATGGACGTCTCCCGCGGCGCGGTGCTGACCGGCCACGTGATCGCCAGCCTGCTGACCAACCTGATCGCCATCGCGGCTCTGATCGGCGTGGCCTTCCTCCTCGGGTTCAGCCCGGCGGCGGGATTCCTGCACTGGCTCGGCGTCGCGGGCATGGTGGTGCTGCTGGGATTCGCGACCGGCTGGCTGACGATCGCACTGGGACTGGCGGCGAAGTCGCCGGAAACGGCGGGCCTGGCCGCGGTGCCGCTGGTCATGCTGCCGTTCTTCAGCAGCGCGATCGTCCCGGCCGAGAAGATGGGCCCGGGCCTGCGGGAGTTCGCCGAGTACCAGCCCTTCACGCCGATCATCGAAACCATGCGCGGGTTGCTCAACGGCGCCCCTTCGGCCGGCGCCTCGATCACCGCGATCGCCTGGTGCGTCGGCATCGCGCTCGTCGGATACCTGTGGGCGCGCTCCACCTTCGCCAAGCGCGCCTGA
- a CDS encoding SMI1/KNR4 family protein has translation MDRAEWRPFLKLWSAEWIAAHDPERDEPLDEDVVRDGWLGFAPAGPVDVEATEARLGRPLPPSLREFLLVTNGWRDAGDFIYRLAGTTELAWLRDTDDASWIEAYSGYAEEGEVDDADIIGRSLRVSLEGDAAVMFLDPEDVDENGEWAAYWLASWSGEGPQRHDSFRHLMDEQYVAFHGLRKPPGRTRDDWDDKVERARLAALRGEVDAPLAVWEQARRFGRERATVLRFQLLAMLGNWYDASLNDVVLFAADRAALSRDPLFASELLPLLFVEDRLHHRGECFTLSQLQRNDAGGALQPLLDEYRERLSQPGFRLTFGNPEFDAAVHRVIERVGSDPAEVDEMWPELRKAMELWRPVSEDHIAPVVLFADPVLAKMITPERGGEILSMRRGAG, from the coding sequence GTGGACCGTGCGGAATGGCGGCCGTTCTTGAAGCTCTGGAGTGCGGAGTGGATCGCCGCACACGATCCCGAGCGGGACGAGCCGCTGGACGAGGACGTGGTCCGGGACGGGTGGCTCGGCTTCGCCCCGGCCGGTCCCGTGGACGTCGAGGCGACCGAGGCCCGTCTCGGTCGTCCGCTGCCGCCGTCCCTGCGCGAGTTCCTGCTGGTCACCAACGGCTGGCGGGACGCGGGCGATTTCATCTACCGGCTCGCGGGCACGACCGAGCTCGCTTGGCTGCGCGATACCGACGACGCCAGCTGGATCGAGGCGTACAGCGGCTACGCGGAGGAGGGCGAGGTCGACGACGCCGACATCATCGGACGGTCCCTGCGCGTCTCGCTGGAGGGCGACGCGGCCGTCATGTTCCTCGACCCGGAGGACGTGGACGAGAACGGCGAATGGGCGGCGTACTGGCTGGCCTCGTGGTCCGGGGAGGGGCCGCAACGGCACGACTCGTTCCGCCACCTGATGGACGAGCAGTACGTCGCGTTCCACGGCCTCCGCAAGCCACCGGGCCGGACGCGGGACGACTGGGACGACAAGGTCGAGCGGGCCCGGCTCGCCGCGCTCCGCGGCGAGGTCGACGCACCCCTCGCCGTGTGGGAGCAGGCACGCCGGTTCGGCCGGGAACGGGCCACCGTGCTCCGCTTCCAACTGCTGGCCATGCTGGGGAACTGGTACGACGCGTCGCTGAACGATGTCGTCCTGTTCGCCGCCGACCGCGCCGCACTGTCGCGAGATCCGCTGTTCGCCTCGGAACTGCTTCCTCTGCTGTTCGTCGAGGACCGGCTGCACCACAGAGGCGAGTGCTTCACGCTGTCCCAGCTCCAGCGAAACGATGCCGGAGGAGCGCTTCAACCGCTCCTGGACGAGTACCGGGAGCGGCTGTCGCAGCCCGGGTTCCGCCTCACCTTCGGGAACCCGGAGTTCGACGCGGCGGTGCACCGCGTTATCGAGCGCGTCGGATCCGACCCCGCGGAGGTCGACGAGATGTGGCCGGAGCTGCGGAAGGCCATGGAGTTGTGGCGCCCGGTGAGCGAGGACCACATCGCCCCGGTCGTCCTGTTCGCCGATCCCGTCCTGGCCAAGATGATCACTCCCGAGCGCGGCGGGGAGATCCTCTCGATGCGGCGAGGAGCCGGGTGA
- a CDS encoding PH domain-containing protein produces the protein MADEQPEVVRNDVGERTLRTGARWSHIVLFWVMGFLGVVMVAQGALHDQIFGGLIFVVTAVLSVVKLREAVVLQPDGIVVRDRFRSRRIASDQVVAVEVEDWRSTLYVPFSFPVLRLSDGSTVPLDMLKSLGSVSREAELLRSHLQR, from the coding sequence ATGGCGGATGAGCAGCCCGAGGTGGTGAGGAACGACGTGGGGGAGCGCACACTCCGGACCGGAGCTCGCTGGTCGCACATCGTCCTGTTCTGGGTGATGGGCTTCCTGGGCGTCGTGATGGTCGCCCAGGGCGCCCTCCACGACCAGATCTTCGGCGGCTTGATCTTCGTCGTCACGGCGGTGCTGTCCGTGGTGAAGCTGAGGGAAGCCGTTGTGCTCCAGCCCGACGGCATCGTGGTGCGGGACCGGTTCCGCTCTCGCCGCATCGCGTCGGATCAGGTGGTCGCGGTGGAGGTGGAGGACTGGCGCTCGACGCTGTACGTCCCCTTCTCGTTCCCGGTGCTGCGCCTGTCCGACGGCTCCACCGTGCCGCTCGACATGCTCAAGTCACTGGGAAGCGTCAGTCGTGAGGCTGAGCTGCTGCGGTCCCATCTGCAGCGCTGA
- a CDS encoding aminoglycoside phosphotransferase family protein: MEEVLSGGNMTSVVKVRDTVRRASGPWTPAVHALLGHLRRRGFDRAPEALGVDERGRENISLLPGSVATYPLPEHVLSDRTLVAVAELLREYHDATADFVPPTGAHWQWPSHEPVEVLCHNDFAPYNLMFEGDRLTGVIDFDTASPGPRVWDLAYTAYRFVPLTDPANPDVPYPGIAEQRRRLELFVRSYGFAITPADVVEVAIRRLRELVDFIVTQARNGDEAQQKVLDRGDTLIYERDIAYLEANTWS; encoded by the coding sequence ATGGAAGAAGTGTTGTCCGGCGGGAACATGACCAGTGTCGTGAAGGTGCGCGACACGGTTCGCCGCGCCTCCGGGCCGTGGACTCCGGCCGTGCACGCCCTGCTCGGGCACCTCCGGCGCCGGGGGTTCGACCGCGCTCCTGAAGCGCTCGGGGTCGACGAGCGGGGCCGGGAGAACATCAGCCTGCTGCCGGGCTCCGTCGCCACCTACCCGCTGCCCGAGCACGTGCTCTCCGATCGGACGCTCGTCGCCGTCGCGGAGTTGTTGCGCGAGTACCACGACGCCACCGCGGACTTCGTGCCACCGACCGGCGCGCACTGGCAGTGGCCGTCACATGAGCCGGTAGAAGTGTTGTGCCACAATGATTTCGCCCCGTACAACCTGATGTTCGAAGGAGATCGGTTGACGGGCGTGATCGACTTCGACACCGCTTCGCCCGGGCCGAGGGTGTGGGATCTGGCTTACACCGCTTACCGATTCGTGCCGTTGACCGATCCAGCCAACCCGGATGTGCCGTATCCGGGCATCGCTGAGCAGCGTCGTCGGCTTGAGCTGTTCGTGCGGTCCTACGGCTTCGCGATCACCCCCGCCGACGTGGTGGAGGTGGCGATCCGAAGGCTCCGGGAACTCGTCGACTTCATCGTCACCCAGGCGCGCAACGGTGATGAGGCCCAGCAGAAGGTGCTCGATCGCGGCGACACCCTGATCTACGAACGGGACATCGCCTACCTCGAAGCGAACACCTGGTCCTAG
- a CDS encoding DUF1989 domain-containing protein: protein MELTSSITQVTVPARQGRAVRVRAGDLVRVSTPRGAQVGDLFAFVSGDLTEHLSASHTRGHVNRLFPEVGEQFVTTRRRPVLTLVEDTSPGRHDMLIPACDPERYRQLGHTGQHASCAENLTTALRELGIGITTVPQPVNVFMDIRAAPNGELEWRSSPAAAGAAVTFRAELDCVVVVSACPQDLVGINGTETGPLLIEIGTAP, encoded by the coding sequence ATGGAGTTGACCTCGTCGATCACGCAGGTGACCGTTCCCGCCCGTCAGGGCCGAGCCGTGCGCGTCCGGGCCGGAGACCTGGTGCGGGTGAGCACGCCGCGCGGAGCGCAGGTCGGCGACCTGTTCGCGTTCGTCTCCGGCGACCTGACCGAGCACCTGAGCGCGTCCCACACCCGCGGGCACGTGAACCGGCTGTTCCCCGAGGTGGGCGAGCAGTTCGTGACCACGCGCCGACGGCCGGTCCTGACCCTGGTCGAAGACACCTCGCCGGGGCGCCACGACATGCTCATCCCCGCCTGTGATCCCGAGCGCTACCGACAACTGGGCCACACCGGGCAGCACGCGTCGTGCGCCGAGAACCTGACGACGGCGCTGCGGGAGCTCGGCATCGGCATCACCACCGTGCCGCAGCCGGTCAACGTGTTCATGGACATCCGGGCCGCGCCGAACGGCGAGCTGGAATGGCGATCGTCTCCCGCCGCCGCCGGAGCCGCCGTGACCTTCCGGGCGGAGCTGGACTGCGTCGTGGTCGTCTCGGCTTGCCCGCAGGACCTCGTCGGCATCAACGGCACGGAGACCGGCCCCCTCCTGATCGAAATCGGGACAGCGCCGTGA
- a CDS encoding daunorubicin resistance protein DrrA family ABC transporter ATP-binding protein: MTSSAIAVSGLRKAFGDKVVLGGIDLDVRAGTIFSLLGPNGAGKTTTVNVLTTLMKADGGTVRVAGHDVATDAKAVRAAIGVTGQFAAVDELLTGQENLQLMVDLNGVQDGRRIIAELLERFELAESAQKPVSTYSGGMRRKLDLAMTLVGDPRIIFLDEPTTGLDPRSRRTMWSIIRDLVADGVTIFLTTQYLEEADQLADRIAVLDQGRLVAQGTPGELKRQIPGTHVRLRFATAHGLDAAAPLFPGSTRADDGLTLRVPGDGGTASLRALLDRLDENSLSAEEFSVHTPDLDDVFLALTGHTTEAAK, translated from the coding sequence ATGACGAGTTCGGCGATTGCGGTTTCGGGACTGCGAAAGGCTTTTGGGGACAAGGTCGTGCTCGGCGGCATCGATCTCGATGTGCGTGCCGGCACCATCTTCTCCCTGCTCGGCCCGAACGGGGCGGGCAAGACGACCACGGTGAACGTGCTGACCACGTTGATGAAGGCGGACGGCGGGACGGTCCGCGTCGCCGGGCACGACGTCGCCACCGACGCCAAGGCGGTGCGCGCGGCGATCGGGGTCACCGGCCAGTTCGCCGCGGTGGACGAGCTGTTGACCGGGCAGGAGAACCTGCAGCTGATGGTGGACCTCAACGGGGTCCAGGACGGCAGGCGGATCATCGCCGAGCTGCTGGAGCGCTTCGAGCTGGCGGAGTCGGCGCAGAAGCCCGTCTCGACCTACTCCGGCGGCATGCGCAGGAAGCTGGACCTGGCGATGACGCTGGTCGGCGACCCGCGGATCATCTTCCTGGACGAGCCGACGACGGGCCTGGACCCGCGCAGCCGCCGCACCATGTGGTCGATCATCCGCGACCTGGTCGCCGATGGCGTGACGATCTTCCTCACCACCCAGTACCTGGAGGAAGCCGACCAGCTCGCCGACCGGATCGCGGTGCTCGACCAGGGCCGCCTGGTCGCCCAGGGCACTCCCGGCGAACTCAAGCGGCAGATCCCCGGCACGCACGTCCGGCTCCGGTTCGCCACCGCCCACGGGCTCGACGCGGCCGCGCCGCTGTTCCCCGGCTCCACGCGCGCCGACGACGGGCTGACCCTGCGCGTCCCCGGTGACGGCGGGACCGCCTCGCTGCGCGCCCTGCTGGACCGGCTCGACGAGAACTCGCTCAGCGCGGAGGAGTTCTCCGTGCACACCCCTGACCTCGACGACGTTTTCCTCGCCCTGACGGGCCACACCACGGAGGCCGCGAAATGA